Proteins encoded by one window of Maliibacterium massiliense:
- a CDS encoding TlyA family RNA methyltransferase yields the protein MTKQRLDTRMVALGLAESRQKAQAILMTGAVCVNGQPCTKPAAQVGDADQITVTEHLRYVSRGGLKLERALEVFPIDLAGRVALDIGASTGGFTDCMLQNGAAHVYAVDVGYGQLDWKLRSDARVSVLERTNARYITPDLFEGPPTFGSIDASFISLKLLLPPLRDCLGEAGEIVALIKPQFEAGRAQVGKKGVVRDAAVHQQVIEEMLAFARGPLGMHVMGLDHSPITGPQGNIEFLLYLQKTLAQGAAAPDIDARAVVARAHDAHHKTPKTTRQD from the coding sequence GTGACAAAGCAGCGACTGGATACGCGTATGGTGGCGCTGGGGCTTGCCGAGAGCCGGCAGAAGGCGCAGGCAATCCTGATGACGGGCGCGGTATGCGTCAACGGGCAGCCGTGTACCAAACCGGCGGCGCAGGTGGGCGATGCGGACCAAATCACGGTGACAGAGCATCTGCGCTATGTCAGCCGCGGCGGGCTGAAGCTGGAAAGGGCGCTAGAGGTCTTTCCCATCGACCTGGCGGGCAGGGTGGCGCTGGATATCGGCGCCTCCACAGGCGGGTTTACCGACTGCATGCTGCAAAATGGCGCCGCGCACGTCTACGCGGTGGACGTGGGCTACGGGCAGCTGGACTGGAAGCTGCGCAGCGACGCGCGGGTAAGTGTGCTGGAGCGCACCAACGCGCGCTACATCACGCCCGATCTGTTTGAAGGGCCGCCCACGTTTGGCAGCATCGATGCCTCATTCATTTCGCTGAAGCTGCTGCTGCCACCGCTGCGCGATTGTTTGGGGGAAGCGGGCGAGATCGTGGCGCTGATCAAACCGCAGTTTGAGGCGGGGCGCGCTCAGGTAGGCAAAAAGGGCGTGGTGCGCGATGCGGCGGTGCATCAGCAGGTCATCGAGGAGATGCTCGCCTTTGCTCGCGGGCCGCTGGGCATGCACGTGATGGGGCTGGATCATTCGCCCATCACCGGGCCGCAGGGCAACATCGAGTTTTTGCTCTACCTGCAAAAGACGCTGGCGCAGGGCGCGGCCGCGCCTGACATCGACGCGCGTGCGGTGGTTGCCCGTGCGCATGACGCGCATCATAAAACGCCAAAAACGACACGGCAGGATTGA
- the xseB gene encoding exodeoxyribonuclease VII small subunit has protein sequence MATRAKAKTFEEMLQQLQGIVGQLEKGEVTLEQSVALYEEGMACAQAMQKLLEDAKGRVAVLEKQQETWAELPMPERVE, from the coding sequence ATGGCGACGCGTGCAAAGGCAAAGACGTTTGAGGAGATGCTCCAGCAGTTGCAGGGCATCGTCGGGCAGCTGGAGAAGGGCGAGGTGACGCTGGAGCAGTCCGTCGCGCTTTATGAAGAGGGTATGGCGTGCGCCCAGGCGATGCAAAAGCTGCTGGAGGATGCAAAAGGACGGGTGGCCGTGCTGGAGAAACAGCAGGAAACGTGGGCGGAGCTGCCCATGCCGGAGCGTGTGGAATGA
- the dxs gene encoding 1-deoxy-D-xylulose-5-phosphate synthase, which translates to MSILENIERPSDLRRYNDTQLAQLCQEIRAFIIHSVSKTGGHLASNLGAVELTVALHASFEAPKDKIVWDVGHQSYTHKILTGRRDRMDTLRAKGGLSGFPRPNESAYDTFATGHASTSISAALGMARARDLLGKDFNVVAVLGDGAFGGGLVFEALNDAGSGASRLIVVLNDNDMSIAPNVGAMTRSLARMRVNPKYMGLKRWTKKKVEDRPGLESFMDRFKGTIKYAMMPGAWTFFEQLDFFYIGPVDGHNITRLKEAFSQAKKVEQQPVLVHVITQKGRGYTAAEENPSRYHGVPSFQVETGAAKKQAAPGDRTFPQSLGDALVKLAKEDRRLVAITAAMPDATGVSAFAQAFPARAFNVGIAEEHAVTMAAGMAAQGLRPVVPIYSTFLQRAYDEIIHDVCLQNLPVILGVDHAGIVGEDGETHQGIFDISYLYHIPNMTILSPASPQEMEGALRYALHLGTPVAIRYPKGGSPLVRATPAASLFDCGWERLQTGADVAILAVGTMAYQALETAKLLKAQGISCAVYSARLVKPMDEAALRAACACPLVCTLEDNMYTGGFGWAVRDKLCALGRADVALEIIAAPEAFLAHATRAQWLDMLGLVPEKLAPRIAARWKQVKA; encoded by the coding sequence ATGAGTATACTGGAGAACATTGAACGGCCGAGCGACCTTCGGCGGTATAACGACACACAGCTGGCGCAGCTCTGTCAGGAGATCCGCGCCTTTATCATCCACTCCGTGTCCAAAACAGGGGGGCATTTGGCGTCCAATTTGGGCGCGGTGGAGCTGACGGTGGCGCTGCACGCGAGCTTTGAGGCGCCCAAAGATAAGATCGTATGGGACGTGGGCCACCAGAGCTACACCCATAAGATACTGACAGGCCGCAGGGACCGCATGGATACCCTGCGCGCCAAGGGCGGGCTTTCCGGCTTCCCGCGGCCCAACGAGAGCGCATACGACACCTTTGCCACGGGGCATGCGAGCACCTCCATCTCCGCGGCGCTGGGCATGGCCCGCGCGCGCGATCTGTTGGGCAAAGACTTCAACGTGGTGGCGGTGCTGGGCGACGGCGCCTTTGGCGGCGGCCTGGTGTTTGAGGCGCTCAACGACGCGGGCAGCGGCGCCTCCCGCCTGATCGTGGTGCTCAACGACAACGATATGTCCATCGCGCCCAACGTGGGGGCGATGACCCGCTCGCTTGCGCGCATGCGCGTTAACCCCAAGTACATGGGCTTGAAGCGCTGGACCAAGAAAAAGGTGGAGGACCGTCCCGGCCTGGAGAGCTTTATGGATCGCTTCAAGGGCACGATCAAGTACGCGATGATGCCCGGTGCGTGGACGTTCTTTGAACAGCTGGATTTCTTCTACATCGGCCCGGTGGACGGCCACAACATCACACGGCTGAAGGAGGCCTTCTCCCAGGCGAAAAAGGTGGAGCAGCAGCCGGTGCTGGTGCATGTCATCACCCAAAAGGGACGCGGGTATACGGCGGCGGAGGAAAACCCCAGCCGCTACCACGGCGTGCCCTCCTTTCAGGTAGAGACGGGCGCGGCAAAAAAGCAGGCCGCGCCCGGCGATCGTACGTTCCCGCAGAGCCTGGGGGACGCGCTGGTCAAGCTTGCGAAGGAAGATAGGCGCCTGGTGGCAATCACCGCCGCGATGCCCGATGCGACGGGCGTGAGCGCCTTTGCGCAGGCGTTCCCTGCGCGCGCGTTTAACGTGGGTATTGCCGAGGAGCACGCCGTCACCATGGCGGCGGGCATGGCGGCGCAGGGGCTGCGGCCGGTGGTGCCCATTTACTCCACTTTTTTGCAGCGCGCCTACGACGAGATCATCCACGACGTGTGCCTGCAGAACCTGCCAGTGATACTGGGGGTGGACCACGCGGGCATCGTGGGGGAGGATGGAGAGACACACCAGGGCATCTTTGATATCTCGTATCTGTACCACATCCCCAATATGACGATCCTCTCGCCCGCAAGTCCGCAGGAGATGGAGGGCGCGCTGCGCTACGCGCTGCATCTGGGCACGCCGGTAGCGATCCGATACCCCAAGGGAGGCTCCCCGCTTGTGCGCGCCACGCCCGCCGCAAGCCTTTTTGACTGCGGATGGGAGCGCCTGCAGACGGGCGCGGATGTGGCGATATTGGCGGTGGGAACCATGGCCTATCAGGCGCTGGAGACGGCAAAGCTGCTCAAGGCGCAGGGCATCTCGTGCGCCGTCTATTCCGCGCGCCTGGTCAAGCCCATGGATGAGGCTGCGTTGCGCGCGGCCTGCGCGTGTCCGCTTGTGTGCACGCTGGAGGACAACATGTACACGGGTGGCTTTGGCTGGGCGGTGCGTGACAAGCTCTGCGCGCTGGGGCGCGCAGACGTGGCGCTGGAAATCATCGCCGCGCCGGAGGCGTTTTTGGCGCACGCCACGCGCGCGCAGTGGCTCGATATGCTGGGCCTGGTGCCGGAGAAACTCGCGCCCCGCATCGCGGCGCGCTGGAAGCAGGTGAAGGCGTGA
- a CDS encoding polyprenyl synthetase family protein, which produces MSLFAQQYQTYLDRTNQALSQALCARSDIPSPLREAMGYSLEAGGKRIRPVLLLACCDIAGGDTARALPFACAVEMIHTYSLIHDDLPCMDNDDLRRGRPTCHKVYGEGMALLAGDGLLNFAYEHMSDAVAAGVPGAAQALREIACGAGVGGMIAGQCLDLANEGRAMDGAMLRRIHNGKTAALLTAACTAGMCLAGADARRLEAARAYGRALGLAFQITDDVLDVAGDAAHLGKHTGKDAQSGKLTFVSVYGLEKARALAREAVQEAVGALRPFGGDAMFLCQMAQFVLGRDH; this is translated from the coding sequence ATGAGCCTGTTTGCGCAGCAGTATCAAACATACCTGGACAGGACGAACCAGGCGCTCAGCCAGGCGCTCTGCGCGCGTAGCGACATCCCATCGCCCCTGCGCGAGGCGATGGGCTACAGCCTGGAGGCGGGAGGCAAGCGCATCCGGCCGGTGCTGCTGCTGGCCTGCTGCGATATCGCGGGGGGCGATACCGCGCGGGCGCTGCCCTTTGCCTGCGCGGTGGAGATGATCCACACCTACTCGCTGATTCATGACGATCTGCCCTGCATGGACAACGACGATTTGCGCCGCGGCAGGCCCACCTGCCACAAGGTGTACGGCGAGGGCATGGCGCTGCTTGCGGGCGACGGACTGCTCAACTTTGCCTACGAACACATGAGCGACGCGGTGGCGGCGGGCGTGCCGGGTGCAGCGCAGGCGCTGCGGGAGATCGCCTGCGGCGCGGGCGTGGGCGGCATGATCGCGGGCCAGTGCCTGGATTTGGCAAACGAGGGACGGGCAATGGACGGGGCCATGCTGCGCCGCATCCACAATGGCAAAACCGCTGCGCTGTTGACGGCGGCGTGCACGGCGGGCATGTGCCTGGCGGGCGCGGATGCGCGGCGCCTGGAAGCGGCGCGCGCTTACGGCAGGGCATTGGGCCTGGCCTTCCAGATCACGGACGATGTACTCGATGTGGCGGGCGACGCCGCGCATTTGGGCAAGCACACCGGCAAGGACGCCCAGAGCGGCAAGTTGACCTTTGTAAGCGTCTACGGCCTGGAGAAGGCGCGCGCGCTTGCGCGCGAGGCGGTGCAGGAGGCCGTCGGTGCGCTGCGCCCCTTCGGTGGGGACGCAATGTTCCTGTGCCAGATGGCGCAGTTCGTACTGGGGCGCGATCACTGA
- a CDS encoding NAD(+)/NADH kinase has translation MVIGIYTYASTSASYQTLHALLDALQSRGLQVLLQQQLADIARRPQLATDEQALFAQSEMLLVLGGDGTLLGAARKAAEAGLPILGVNMGRLGFLSEIEFEELGGALDQVLSGDYTIEKRMMLSCYIDEVYKGIALNDVVISRNSISRIITVGVAINDQPVNAYRADGLIVATPTGSTAYSLSAGGPILSPALECLLISPICPHTLHSRSVVVGPKEEITLTISDPRDETILTLDGQMAFPLRNGMRVKVRRARAYARFVRLNRKNFYHVLNHKLSDWNGDSDSAQ, from the coding sequence ATGGTCATCGGCATTTACACCTATGCATCTACATCGGCGTCCTACCAGACGCTGCACGCGTTGCTTGACGCGCTGCAGTCGCGCGGCCTCCAGGTGCTGCTGCAGCAGCAGCTTGCGGATATCGCCCGGCGCCCCCAGCTGGCTACGGATGAGCAAGCGCTCTTTGCGCAAAGCGAGATGCTGCTCGTGCTGGGAGGGGACGGCACGCTGCTTGGCGCCGCGCGCAAGGCGGCGGAGGCGGGCCTGCCCATTTTAGGCGTAAACATGGGGCGGCTGGGCTTTTTGAGCGAAATTGAATTTGAGGAGCTGGGCGGCGCGCTCGACCAGGTCCTTTCGGGCGACTACACCATTGAAAAGCGCATGATGCTCAGCTGCTATATCGATGAAGTGTATAAAGGCATTGCCCTCAACGACGTGGTGATCTCGCGCAACTCCATCTCGCGCATCATCACCGTGGGGGTAGCCATCAACGACCAGCCGGTCAACGCCTACCGCGCAGACGGCCTTATCGTGGCCACGCCCACGGGCTCCACGGCGTACTCCCTCTCGGCAGGCGGACCGATTTTGAGCCCCGCGCTGGAGTGCCTGCTGATCTCGCCCATCTGTCCGCACACCCTGCACAGCAGAAGCGTGGTGGTGGGCCCCAAGGAGGAGATCACCCTCACCATCAGCGATCCGCGCGACGAGACCATTTTAACCCTCGACGGGCAGATGGCGTTCCCCCTGCGCAACGGTATGCGCGTCAAGGTGCGCCGCGCGCGCGCCTACGCGCGCTTTGTGCGGCTGAACCGCAAAAATTTCTACCATGTGCTCAACCACAAACTCTCGGATTGGAACGGCGATTCCGACA
- a CDS encoding divergent PAP2 family protein has translation MLPEWINPVLVPSLVAWFIAQVSKMIVIGVKEKRMDFTRMVGSGGMPSSHSATVVAMAVACGQVAGYSSVSFGIAAVLAIVVMYDASGVRQAAGKQAKVLNEIVDTMFENGNLYVAPEKLKELLGHTRVEVFVGALLGALVALVMTWGR, from the coding sequence ATGTTGCCTGAGTGGATCAATCCTGTGTTGGTGCCGTCGCTGGTGGCCTGGTTTATCGCGCAGGTTTCCAAAATGATCGTCATCGGCGTCAAGGAAAAGCGCATGGATTTTACCCGCATGGTGGGCTCTGGCGGCATGCCCTCCAGCCACTCGGCCACGGTGGTGGCCATGGCGGTCGCCTGCGGGCAGGTGGCGGGCTATAGCTCGGTGTCCTTCGGCATCGCCGCGGTGCTGGCCATCGTGGTGATGTACGACGCCTCGGGCGTGCGCCAGGCCGCGGGCAAGCAGGCCAAGGTGCTCAACGAGATCGTGGACACCATGTTTGAGAACGGCAATCTGTACGTCGCGCCGGAAAAATTAAAGGAATTGCTGGGGCATACGCGCGTGGAGGTGTTTGTGGGCGCGCTGTTGGGCGCGCTGGTCGCCCTGGTGATGACCTGGGGCCGCTGA